In a single window of the Streptomyces sp. NBC_00285 genome:
- a CDS encoding M50 family metallopeptidase, which yields MFILGIGLFALGLLISIAWHELGHLSFAKLFGIRVPQYMVGFGPTVFSRKKGDTEYGIKAIPFGGYIRMIGMFPPGEDGRISARSTSPWRGMIEDARSAAFEELQPGDEKRLFYTRKPWKRVIVMFAGPFANLVLAVALFLTVLMGFGISQQTNTVSSVSKCVIAQSQNRENCKASDPASPAAAAGLKAGDKILSFNGVKTGDWNKLSDLIRANPDRTVPIVVERDGKDVTLTAKIASNQVAKKDSSGQYVQGEYVTAGFLGFSAATGIVKQDFGDSVVWMGDRVGEAVDSLAALPGKIPALWNAAFGDAPREPDSPMGVVGAARVGGEIFTLDIPATQQLAMALMLVAGFNLSLFLFNMLPLLPLDGGHIAGALWESLRRNLAKVLKRPDPGPFDVAKLMPVAYVVAGIFICFTVLVLIADVVNPVKIS from the coding sequence ATGTTCATCCTCGGCATAGGGCTGTTCGCCTTGGGCCTGCTGATCTCGATCGCGTGGCACGAGCTGGGGCACCTGTCCTTCGCCAAGCTGTTCGGCATCCGCGTGCCGCAGTACATGGTCGGCTTCGGCCCGACCGTCTTCTCCCGCAAGAAGGGCGACACGGAGTACGGCATCAAGGCCATCCCCTTCGGCGGCTACATCCGCATGATCGGCATGTTCCCGCCCGGCGAGGACGGCCGTATAAGCGCCCGCTCCACCTCGCCCTGGCGCGGCATGATCGAGGACGCCCGTTCGGCGGCCTTCGAGGAACTCCAGCCCGGCGACGAGAAGCGCCTCTTCTACACCCGTAAGCCCTGGAAGCGCGTCATCGTGATGTTCGCGGGCCCCTTCGCGAACCTGGTCCTCGCCGTGGCGCTGTTCCTCACGGTCCTCATGGGCTTCGGCATCTCGCAGCAGACCAACACGGTCAGCTCGGTCTCCAAGTGCGTGATCGCCCAGAGCCAGAACCGCGAGAACTGCAAGGCCTCCGACCCGGCCTCCCCGGCCGCGGCCGCCGGCCTCAAAGCGGGCGACAAGATCCTCTCCTTCAACGGGGTGAAGACGGGTGACTGGAACAAGCTCTCCGACCTCATCCGCGCCAACCCCGACAGGACGGTCCCGATCGTCGTCGAGCGCGACGGCAAGGACGTCACCCTGACGGCGAAGATCGCCAGCAACCAGGTCGCGAAGAAGGACTCCAGCGGTCAGTACGTCCAGGGCGAGTACGTCACCGCCGGCTTCCTCGGCTTCAGCGCCGCCACCGGCATCGTCAAGCAGGACTTCGGCGACTCCGTGGTCTGGATGGGCGACCGGGTCGGCGAGGCCGTCGACTCCCTCGCCGCCCTGCCCGGCAAGATCCCGGCCCTGTGGAACGCGGCCTTCGGCGACGCCCCGCGCGAACCGGACTCCCCGATGGGCGTGGTCGGCGCGGCCAGGGTGGGCGGCGAGATCTTCACGCTCGACATCCCCGCGACCCAGCAACTCGCCATGGCCCTGATGCTGGTGGCGGGCTTCAACCTCTCCCTGTTCCTCTTCAACATGCTCCCGCTGCTCCCCCTGGACGGCGGCCACATCGCGGGAGCGCTGTGGGAGTCCCTGCGCCGCAACCTGGCAAAGGTCCTCAAGCGCCCGGACCCGGGCCCCTTCGACGTGGCGAAGCTGATGCCGGTCGCCTATGTGGTGGCGGGGATCTTCATCTGCTTTACCGTCCTCGTTTTGATCGCCGATGTAGTTAATCCGGTCAAAATTAGCTGA
- the ispG gene encoding flavodoxin-dependent (E)-4-hydroxy-3-methylbut-2-enyl-diphosphate synthase: MTAISLGMPSVPTRLAERRKSRQIQVGSVAVGGDAPVSVQSMTTTRTSDIGATLQQIAELTASGCQIVRVACPTQDDADALATIARKSQIPVIADIHFQPKYVFAAIEAGCAAVRVNPGNIKQFDDKVKEIARAAKDHGTPIRIGVNAGSLDQRLLKKYGRATPEALAESALWEASLFEEHDFRDIKISVKHNDPVIMVEAYRQLAAQCDYPLHLGVTEAGPAFQGTIKSAVAFGALLSQGIGDTIRVSLSAPPVEEVKVGNQILESLNLRQRGLEIVSCPSCGRAQVDVYKLAEEVTAGLTGMEVPLRVAVMGCVVNGPGEAREADLGVASGNGKGQIFVKGEVIKTVPESKIVETLIEEAMKLAEQMEADGIASGEPSVSVAG, from the coding sequence ATGACTGCGATTTCTCTCGGCATGCCGTCCGTTCCGACCAGGCTCGCCGAGCGCCGGAAGAGCCGGCAGATCCAGGTCGGGTCTGTGGCGGTCGGCGGCGACGCCCCCGTCTCCGTGCAGTCGATGACGACGACCCGTACGTCGGACATCGGTGCCACGCTCCAGCAGATCGCGGAGCTCACGGCGTCCGGTTGCCAGATCGTGCGGGTGGCCTGTCCGACGCAGGACGACGCGGACGCCCTCGCGACGATCGCGCGCAAGTCGCAGATCCCGGTGATCGCGGACATTCACTTCCAGCCGAAGTACGTGTTCGCGGCGATCGAGGCGGGCTGTGCCGCGGTGCGTGTGAACCCCGGGAACATCAAGCAGTTCGACGACAAGGTCAAGGAGATCGCGCGGGCCGCGAAGGACCACGGCACGCCGATCCGGATCGGCGTCAACGCCGGGTCGCTGGACCAGCGGCTGCTCAAGAAGTACGGCAGGGCGACGCCCGAGGCGCTGGCCGAGTCGGCGCTGTGGGAAGCCTCGCTGTTCGAGGAGCACGACTTCCGGGACATCAAGATCTCGGTCAAGCACAACGACCCGGTGATCATGGTCGAGGCGTACCGCCAGCTCGCCGCGCAGTGCGACTACCCGCTGCACCTCGGCGTGACCGAGGCCGGTCCGGCGTTCCAGGGCACGATCAAGAGCGCGGTGGCCTTCGGCGCCCTTCTCTCGCAGGGCATCGGCGACACGATCCGTGTGTCCCTGTCGGCGCCCCCGGTGGAGGAGGTCAAGGTCGGCAACCAGATCCTGGAGTCGCTGAACCTCAGGCAGCGCGGCCTGGAGATCGTCTCCTGCCCGTCCTGCGGTCGCGCCCAGGTCGACGTCTACAAGCTGGCCGAGGAAGTCACCGCAGGCCTGACCGGCATGGAGGTCCCGCTGCGCGTCGCGGTCATGGGGTGCGTGGTGAACGGCCCCGGCGAGGCCCGCGAGGCCGACCTCGGTGTCGCCTCCGGCAACGGCAAGGGGCAGATCTTCGTCAAGGGTGAGGTCATCAAGACCGTACCCGAGTCGAAGATCGTGGAGACCCTCATCGAGGAGGCCATGAAGCTGGCCGAGCAGATGGAGGCCGACGGCATCGCCTCGGGCGAGCCTTCGGTGTCGGTCGCGGGCTAG
- a CDS encoding GNAT family N-acetyltransferase, with protein sequence MLTQTTSRVLEPSDLDAALAVLDREPVANAFVTSRVQVAGLDPWRLGGEMWGWYEDGMLTSLCYAGANLVPICATPRAIRAFADRARRAGRRCSSIVGAAESTAQLWRLLEPNWGPAREVRTRQPLMVTDRMPADIAPDPYVRRIRKDEMETIMPACVAMFTEEVGVSPLAGDGGLLYQARVAELVGAGRSFARLDEHGKVVFKAEIGAATNRACQIQGVWVAPEYRGRGVAAPGMAAVLRYALADVAPVVSLYVNDFNTPARRAYTRVGFQEVGAFMSVLF encoded by the coding sequence GTGTTGACCCAGACGACCTCCCGGGTCCTCGAACCGAGCGACCTGGACGCGGCGCTCGCCGTCCTCGACCGTGAGCCGGTTGCGAACGCCTTCGTGACGTCGAGGGTCCAGGTCGCCGGCCTCGACCCGTGGCGGCTCGGCGGCGAGATGTGGGGCTGGTACGAGGACGGCATGCTCACGTCCCTCTGCTACGCCGGCGCCAACCTGGTCCCGATCTGCGCGACCCCACGAGCGATCCGCGCCTTCGCCGACCGGGCCCGGCGAGCGGGCCGCCGCTGCTCCTCCATCGTCGGCGCCGCCGAATCGACCGCCCAGCTGTGGCGGCTGCTGGAGCCCAACTGGGGCCCGGCCCGGGAGGTCCGCACCCGCCAGCCCCTCATGGTCACCGACCGCATGCCGGCCGACATCGCCCCGGATCCGTACGTCCGTCGCATCCGCAAGGACGAGATGGAGACGATCATGCCGGCGTGCGTGGCGATGTTCACCGAGGAGGTCGGCGTCTCGCCGCTGGCAGGGGACGGGGGACTGCTCTACCAGGCCCGCGTCGCCGAACTGGTCGGCGCCGGCCGCTCCTTCGCCCGCCTCGACGAACACGGCAAGGTCGTCTTCAAGGCGGAGATCGGCGCGGCGACGAACCGTGCCTGCCAGATCCAGGGCGTGTGGGTGGCCCCCGAGTACCGGGGCAGGGGAGTGGCGGCCCCCGGGATGGCGGCGGTGCTGCGCTACGCGCTGGCGGACGTGGCCCCGGTGGTGAGCCTCTACGTGAACGACTTCAACACGCCGGCGAGAAGGGCGTACACGAGGGTGGGGTTCCAAGAGGTGGGCGCGTTCATGAGCGTTCTCTTCTGA
- a CDS encoding GNAT family N-acetyltransferase codes for MDLVIGPLDLSAHVDEALAVQALAFGLGADEVAVRRQIVLRHMTFPDARALGATAGGRLVGFVYGMPNDRTHWWSTVVESYLRAQHNDIWLDDSFVITELHVHPHHQNRGIGRTLITTITDGADEPRSILSAIDTDSPARGLYHSLGYQDLARQVLFPSAPKPYAVMGAPLPLRRR; via the coding sequence ATGGACCTCGTCATCGGCCCCCTGGACCTGTCCGCCCACGTGGACGAGGCCCTGGCGGTCCAGGCCCTCGCATTCGGTCTCGGCGCCGACGAGGTGGCGGTCCGCAGGCAGATCGTCCTGCGCCACATGACCTTCCCGGACGCACGGGCACTCGGCGCGACGGCCGGCGGGCGCCTCGTGGGATTCGTGTACGGCATGCCCAACGACCGCACCCACTGGTGGTCCACCGTCGTGGAGTCCTACCTCCGCGCCCAGCACAACGACATCTGGCTCGACGACTCCTTCGTGATCACCGAGCTCCATGTGCACCCCCACCACCAGAACCGCGGCATCGGCCGCACCCTGATCACCACGATCACCGACGGCGCCGACGAGCCCCGCTCGATCCTCTCCGCGATCGACACCGACAGCCCGGCCCGCGGCCTCTACCACTCCCTCGGCTACCAGGACCTCGCCCGCCAGGTCCTCTTCCCGAGCGCCCCGAAGCCGTACGCCGTGATGGGCGCCCCGCTTCCCCTGCGCCGCCGCTGA
- a CDS encoding proline--tRNA ligase has product MANAPVQRMSQLMAKTLRDDPADAEVLSHKLLVRAGYVRRTAAGIWSWLPLGKKVLSNVERIVREEMDAIGAQEVLLPAILPREPYEATGRWDEYGPELFRLKDRRGADYLLGPTHEEIFTLLVKDQASSYKDLPVILYQIQNKYRDEARPRAGVLRGREFLMKDSYSFDTEDEGLAHSYALHRQAYEKVFARLGLDYRICAATAGAMGGSKSEEFLAPAEAGEDTFADCPKCDFAANTEAITYELKPVDADGVAALEEIPTPDTPTIETLAAHLGVEASATLKNLLVKVDGEIVAVGVPGDREVDLGKVEAHFAPAAVELVTAEDFVGRPDLVRGYVGPQGLGEKVRYIADPRVAPGTSWITGANKEHTHAKNVVAGRDFEVDEYVDAVVVQEGDPCPKCGTGLKLDRAIEIGHIFQLGRKYADALKLDVLGQHGKPVRVTMGSYGIGVSRAVAALAEQTADDKGLCWPAEVAPADVHVVAAGKALQIELALDVSEKLREAGLRVLVDDRAGVSPGVKFTDSELMGVPKILVAGRRSAEGVLELKDRRTGEREELTVDEAIARLTA; this is encoded by the coding sequence ATGGCTAACGCACCGGTCCAGCGCATGTCCCAGTTGATGGCGAAGACGCTGCGCGACGACCCCGCGGACGCCGAGGTCCTCAGCCACAAGCTGCTCGTCCGCGCCGGCTACGTCCGCCGCACCGCGGCCGGCATCTGGAGCTGGCTGCCGCTCGGCAAGAAGGTGCTGTCCAACGTCGAGCGGATCGTCCGTGAGGAGATGGACGCGATCGGCGCGCAGGAGGTGCTGCTGCCCGCCATCCTGCCGCGGGAGCCGTACGAGGCGACCGGCCGCTGGGACGAGTACGGCCCGGAGCTGTTCCGCCTGAAGGACCGCAGGGGCGCCGACTACCTCCTGGGCCCGACCCACGAGGAGATCTTCACCCTGCTGGTGAAGGACCAGGCGTCCTCCTACAAGGACCTGCCGGTCATCCTCTACCAGATCCAGAACAAGTACCGGGACGAGGCCCGCCCGAGGGCCGGCGTGCTGCGCGGCCGCGAGTTCCTGATGAAGGACTCGTACTCCTTCGACACCGAGGACGAGGGCCTGGCCCACTCCTACGCCCTGCACCGCCAGGCCTACGAGAAGGTCTTCGCGCGTCTCGGCCTCGACTACCGCATCTGCGCCGCCACCGCCGGCGCGATGGGCGGCTCGAAGTCGGAGGAGTTCCTCGCTCCCGCCGAGGCCGGCGAGGACACCTTCGCGGACTGCCCGAAGTGCGACTTCGCGGCCAACACCGAGGCGATCACGTACGAGTTGAAGCCGGTGGACGCGGACGGCGTCGCCGCGCTGGAGGAGATCCCCACCCCGGACACCCCGACCATCGAGACCCTCGCCGCCCACCTCGGCGTCGAGGCCTCCGCCACCCTGAAGAACCTCCTGGTGAAGGTCGACGGCGAGATCGTGGCCGTCGGTGTCCCCGGCGACCGTGAGGTCGACCTGGGCAAGGTGGAGGCCCACTTCGCGCCCGCCGCCGTCGAGCTGGTCACCGCCGAGGACTTCGTCGGCCGCCCGGATCTGGTGCGCGGTTACGTCGGTCCGCAGGGCCTGGGCGAGAAGGTCAGGTACATCGCCGACCCGCGCGTGGCCCCGGGCACCTCCTGGATCACCGGCGCCAACAAGGAGCACACGCACGCGAAGAACGTCGTCGCGGGCCGTGACTTCGAGGTCGACGAGTACGTCGACGCCGTGGTCGTCCAGGAGGGCGACCCCTGCCCGAAGTGCGGCACCGGTCTGAAGCTGGACCGTGCCATCGAGATCGGTCACATCTTCCAGCTGGGCCGCAAGTACGCCGACGCCCTCAAGCTCGACGTCCTCGGCCAGCACGGCAAGCCGGTCCGCGTGACCATGGGCTCCTACGGCATCGGCGTCTCCCGCGCGGTCGCCGCCCTCGCCGAGCAGACCGCCGACGACAAGGGACTGTGCTGGCCCGCCGAGGTGGCCCCGGCCGACGTGCACGTGGTCGCCGCCGGCAAGGCCCTCCAGATCGAGCTGGCCCTCGACGTCTCCGAGAAGCTGCGCGAGGCGGGACTGAGGGTCCTCGTCGACGACCGCGCCGGGGTCTCCCCGGGCGTGAAGTTCACCGACTCGGAGCTCATGGGCGTACCGAAGATCCTGGTCGCCGGGCGGCGCTCCGCCGAGGGTGTCCTGGAGCTCAAGGACCGCCGCACCGGTGAGCGCGAGGAGCTGACGGTGGACGAGGCGATCGCCCGCCTCACCGCCTGA
- a CDS encoding ArsR/SmtB family transcription factor: protein MLTFHFTDTDIARVRVARRPDPLWELLLSLHLVGGQDGSVVFGPWKRQVRSRLSAPVRMLFDLAPPRGYSADFLTPALDEDGLDAAIDTVLSTPRRRLRRDVGRLAAARCPGTWTRSLAEGDSGTLRRLGGALRGYFAVALRPHWARIRTAFDTDRALRTRAVADGGVEGMLATLHPDLRWRSGLLTMASSYDRDIHLDGRGVLLLPSFFCWQAPITLRDPGLPPVIVHPIAHDLGWSRTDAESVHGQRESLRTLLGRTRADLLTVLASGGGSTGQLAERLVVSPATVSHHTAALRDSGLIVTRRRGPAVHHSATPLGEALVDGRRSLPPS, encoded by the coding sequence ATGCTGACGTTCCATTTCACGGACACGGACATCGCCCGGGTACGGGTGGCGCGCAGGCCCGATCCGCTGTGGGAACTGCTCCTCAGCCTGCATCTGGTCGGGGGCCAGGACGGCTCGGTCGTCTTCGGCCCCTGGAAGAGGCAGGTCCGGTCACGGCTCTCCGCTCCGGTCCGTATGCTCTTCGACCTCGCCCCGCCCCGCGGCTACTCGGCCGACTTCCTCACCCCCGCCCTCGACGAGGACGGGCTGGACGCGGCGATCGACACCGTCCTGTCCACCCCGCGCCGACGGCTGCGCCGCGATGTCGGCAGGCTCGCCGCCGCCCGCTGTCCCGGGACCTGGACCCGGTCGCTGGCCGAGGGCGACTCCGGCACGCTGCGGCGCCTCGGCGGGGCCCTGCGCGGCTACTTCGCCGTCGCCCTGCGGCCGCACTGGGCCCGGATCCGCACGGCGTTCGACACGGACCGCGCGCTGCGGACGCGGGCCGTGGCGGACGGCGGCGTCGAGGGCATGCTGGCCACCCTGCACCCGGATCTGCGCTGGCGGTCCGGCCTGCTCACCATGGCCAGCTCCTACGACCGGGACATCCACCTCGACGGGCGGGGGGTGCTCCTGCTGCCGTCGTTCTTCTGCTGGCAGGCCCCGATCACCCTGCGCGATCCCGGGCTGCCTCCGGTGATCGTCCATCCGATCGCGCACGACCTGGGCTGGTCGCGGACGGACGCCGAGTCCGTGCACGGGCAGCGGGAGTCGCTGCGCACCCTGCTGGGCCGGACCCGGGCCGACCTGCTCACCGTCCTCGCCTCCGGCGGCGGATCGACCGGGCAGCTCGCGGAGCGGCTGGTCGTCTCCCCCGCGACGGTGTCGCATCACACCGCCGCCCTGCGGGACTCCGGCCTGATCGTCACCCGGCGCCGCGGACCGGCCGTCCACCACAGCGCGACCCCCTTGGGGGAGGCGCTGGTGGACGGCCGCCGCAGCCTTCCGCCGTCCTGA
- a CDS encoding aminoglycoside phosphotransferase family protein: MAFEPPQRLVRALGESAPDGDGWVEKLPENAVQAVALRELTVERVQVPGGRSSLVVLVRRADGTPAVLKLAPPRARPESERAALAHWGGRGTVQLVDEPAGEGVLLLERLHPDVSVRSLPEAKALLEAAGALRRLWVEPPGGHAFETVAERTGRQASVMRGASAEAAELVSAALDARESLLAAPPEERLLHGTFRQSKVLAGVRSPWLAVGPDPVVGECAFDLARLVRDRVEDLIASPSGAATTRRRIKRLAESLEVDQERLRGWTLFRAVESGVRALRVGRPKDAELLLEFAGWL; encoded by the coding sequence ATGGCTTTCGAACCACCGCAGCGGCTGGTGCGGGCGCTCGGTGAGAGCGCTCCGGACGGTGACGGCTGGGTGGAGAAGCTGCCCGAGAACGCCGTACAGGCCGTCGCGCTGCGGGAGTTGACCGTGGAGCGGGTGCAGGTGCCCGGGGGGCGCAGCAGCCTCGTCGTGCTCGTGCGGCGGGCGGACGGGACACCGGCCGTGCTCAAGCTGGCGCCGCCCCGGGCCCGGCCGGAGAGCGAGCGGGCGGCTCTCGCGCACTGGGGCGGCCGGGGGACCGTACAGCTCGTCGACGAGCCCGCGGGTGAGGGTGTGCTCCTTCTGGAGCGGCTGCATCCCGATGTCTCCGTGCGGTCGCTGCCTGAGGCCAAGGCGCTGCTGGAGGCGGCGGGGGCCCTGCGGCGGCTGTGGGTGGAGCCGCCCGGTGGCCATGCGTTCGAGACGGTGGCGGAGCGGACCGGACGGCAGGCGTCGGTCATGCGGGGCGCCTCCGCGGAGGCGGCGGAGCTGGTGAGCGCGGCTCTCGACGCGCGGGAGTCGCTGCTGGCCGCGCCGCCTGAGGAGCGGTTGCTGCACGGGACGTTCCGGCAGAGCAAGGTGCTGGCGGGTGTTCGGTCGCCCTGGCTGGCCGTGGGGCCCGATCCCGTGGTCGGTGAGTGCGCGTTCGATCTGGCCCGGCTGGTGCGGGACCGCGTCGAGGACCTGATCGCCTCGCCGTCCGGGGCGGCGACCACGCGGCGGCGGATCAAACGGCTCGCGGAGTCGCTGGAGGTGGATCAGGAACGGCTGCGGGGGTGGACGTTGTTCCGGGCCGTGGAGTCCGGGGTCCGGGCGCTCCGGGTGGGGCGGCCCAAGGATGCCGAGCTGCTGCTGGAGTTCGCCGGGTGGCTCTGA
- a CDS encoding ferritin-like domain-containing protein produces MSEKQVLQALQKALAAEHAAVYGYGVVGGRIAAGRRTEAKAAYDAHRARRDTLVRDVRGLGGTPVAAAPAYALPFPVPDSAAAVRLAAELEDRVAGVYSDLVRAAEGGRRGTAAEALREAAVRAVRWRGESVAFPGLAERAITASPSAAPTA; encoded by the coding sequence ATGAGTGAGAAGCAGGTACTGCAGGCCCTCCAGAAGGCGCTGGCCGCGGAGCACGCGGCCGTCTACGGCTACGGCGTCGTCGGCGGCCGGATCGCCGCGGGCCGGCGTACGGAGGCCAAGGCCGCCTATGACGCGCACCGGGCCCGCCGGGACACCCTGGTGCGTGACGTACGGGGCCTGGGCGGGACGCCGGTGGCCGCGGCGCCGGCGTACGCGCTGCCCTTCCCGGTGCCGGACTCGGCCGCGGCGGTGCGGCTGGCCGCCGAGCTGGAGGACCGGGTGGCCGGGGTGTACTCCGACCTGGTGCGGGCAGCAGAGGGCGGGCGGCGGGGCACGGCCGCGGAGGCGCTGCGGGAGGCCGCGGTGCGGGCGGTGCGCTGGCGGGGCGAGAGCGTAGCCTTCCCTGGACTCGCCGAGCGGGCGATCACGGCGTCACCCTCGGCCGCCCCCACCGCGTAA
- the rimP gene encoding ribosome maturation factor RimP, which translates to MSTTQSERLRELLEPLVTSEGLDLEEIAIDSVGRKRVLRVVVDSDTGADLDQIADVSRALSAKLDESDAMGAGEYTLEVGTPGAERLLKERLHYERAVNRLVKFQLTEGGGELVARILKVGDEGLELEVPGVKGRKATARGLAFSDIDKARVQVEFNRKDDEKNDKKEEEA; encoded by the coding sequence ATGAGCACCACCCAGAGCGAGAGGCTGCGAGAGCTCCTGGAACCGCTCGTCACCTCCGAGGGCCTGGATCTCGAAGAGATCGCCATTGACTCCGTGGGGCGAAAGCGAGTGCTGCGTGTCGTCGTCGACTCGGACACCGGTGCCGACCTGGACCAGATCGCCGATGTGAGCCGCGCGCTCTCGGCGAAGCTCGACGAGAGCGACGCGATGGGCGCGGGGGAGTACACCCTCGAGGTCGGCACCCCGGGCGCCGAGCGCCTCCTCAAGGAGCGCCTCCACTACGAGCGCGCCGTGAATCGACTGGTGAAGTTCCAGCTGACCGAGGGCGGCGGCGAACTGGTCGCCCGGATCCTGAAAGTCGGCGACGAAGGTCTCGAACTCGAAGTGCCGGGCGTGAAGGGCCGCAAGGCCACCGCCCGCGGCCTCGCCTTCTCCGACATCGACAAGGCGCGCGTGCAGGTCGAGTTCAACCGCAAGGACGACGAGAAGAACGACAAGAAGGAAGAGGAGGCGTAG
- the nusA gene encoding transcription termination factor NusA gives MDIDMSALRGLVREKEISFPLLVEAIESALLIAYHRTEGSRRHARVELNRETGHVTVWAKEDPDDLEEGQEAREFDDTPSDFGRIAATTAKQVILQRLRDAEDDATLGEYAGREGDIVMGVVQQGRDPKNVLVDIGKLEAILPVQEQVPGETYPHGMRLRSYVVRVARGVRGPSVTLSRTHPNLVKKLFALEVPEIADGSVEIAAIAREAGHRTKIAVRSTRSGLNAKGACIGPMGGRVRNVMGELNGEKIDIVDWSDDPAEMVANALSPARVSKVDVVDMAARSARVTVPDYQLSLAIGKEGQNARLAARLTGWRIDIRPDTEQVGD, from the coding sequence GTGGACATCGACATGAGCGCCCTGCGGGGCTTGGTACGGGAGAAGGAGATTTCCTTCCCGCTGTTGGTCGAGGCGATCGAGTCGGCCCTCCTCATCGCCTACCACCGCACCGAGGGAAGCCGCCGTCACGCGCGCGTGGAGCTCAACCGGGAGACCGGCCATGTGACCGTGTGGGCGAAGGAGGACCCCGACGACCTCGAGGAGGGCCAGGAGGCCCGGGAGTTCGACGACACCCCGTCGGACTTCGGCCGTATCGCCGCCACCACCGCCAAGCAGGTCATCCTCCAGCGGCTGCGCGACGCCGAGGACGACGCGACGCTCGGCGAGTACGCGGGGCGTGAGGGCGACATCGTGATGGGCGTGGTCCAGCAGGGCCGCGACCCGAAGAACGTGCTCGTCGACATCGGCAAGCTGGAGGCCATCCTGCCCGTGCAGGAGCAGGTGCCGGGCGAGACGTACCCGCATGGCATGCGGCTGCGGTCGTACGTCGTGCGCGTGGCGAGGGGCGTCCGCGGTCCCTCCGTGACCCTGTCGCGCACGCACCCCAACCTGGTGAAGAAGCTTTTCGCCCTGGAGGTGCCGGAGATTGCCGACGGGTCCGTCGAGATCGCCGCGATCGCCCGCGAGGCCGGTCACCGCACCAAGATCGCCGTACGGTCCACCCGTTCGGGCCTGAACGCCAAGGGTGCCTGCATCGGGCCCATGGGCGGCCGGGTGCGCAACGTGATGGGTGAGCTGAACGGCGAGAAGATCGACATCGTCGACTGGTCGGACGACCCCGCCGAGATGGTCGCCAACGCGCTGTCGCCGGCCCGGGTCTCCAAGGTCGACGTCGTGGACATGGCCGCCCGCTCCGCGCGCGTGACGGTCCCCGACTACCAGCTCTCCCTCGCCATCGGCAAGGAGGGGCAGAACGCCCGTCTCGCGGCCCGGCTCACCGGCTGGCGGATCGACATCCGGCCGGACACCGAGCAGGTCGGGGACTAG
- a CDS encoding YlxR family protein gives MSGRTPARACPERTCVGCRRRAAKTELLRIVAIKDACVPDPRGTLPGRGAYVHPALVCLDQAVRRRVFMRALRAPGALDIKALRQYVEQTDSC, from the coding sequence GTGTCTGGCCGGACGCCCGCCCGCGCATGCCCTGAACGCACCTGTGTGGGGTGCAGGCGGCGAGCGGCCAAGACGGAGCTGCTGCGCATCGTGGCGATCAAGGACGCATGCGTCCCCGATCCTCGCGGTACGCTGCCCGGCCGGGGTGCGTATGTGCATCCCGCGCTGGTCTGTCTCGACCAGGCGGTACGCCGCCGGGTGTTCATGAGGGCGCTGCGCGCCCCGGGAGCGCTCGACATAAAGGCGTTGCGCCAGTACGTCGAGCAGACAGACAGTTGCTGA